In the genome of Tripterygium wilfordii isolate XIE 37 chromosome 19, ASM1340144v1, whole genome shotgun sequence, one region contains:
- the LOC119985448 gene encoding proline-rich receptor-like protein kinase PERK2, with protein MEIKEDNATQKDKLKEDRVKGNQKERRRVAPARVNGEENRSPKNLNFNSQPPTTVKPPPPVINPPSPTSPSPNAPAPSPKSRAFAPHPTYVSPVASVSPIMSHVPASSLTVLSPVTPAPAVNALTSAPSPMTSSLLVSNPPLA; from the exons ATGGAAATAAAGGAGGACAATGCTACACAAAAAGACAAATTAAAAGAAGATCGTGTGAAAGGAAATCAAAAAGAGAGAAGGCGAGTTGCACCTGCACGGGTCAACGGAGAAGAAAATAGGAGTCCT aaaaatctgaattttaattcTCAGCCGCCAACCACCGTTAAACCACCTCCACCAGTGATTAACCCACCATCTCCCACATCTCCATCGCCAAATGCTCCGGCGCCATCCCCCAAAAGTCGAGCATTTGCTCCTCATCCAACATACGTGTCTCCTGTGGCTTCTGTTTCCCCTATAATGTCCCATGTTCCTGCAAGTTCTCTCACTGTACTGTCTCCTGTGACTCCAGCACCTGCAGTGAATGCACTTACTTCCGCTCCATCTCCAATGACTTCATCGCTTCTGGTGAGCAACCCTCCACTTGCATAA
- the LOC119986222 gene encoding probable bifunctional methylthioribulose-1-phosphate dehydratase/enolase-phosphatase E1 — MAAAAVPAVSVNGGMKVSSQAYLESKAVKDTRNLISELCRQFYNLGWVGGTGGSITIKVHDDSIPRNQQLIVMSPSGVQKERMEPEDMYLLSENGSILSSPSPKPYPHKRPKCSDCAPLFLKAYDMRNAGAVIHSHGMESCLVTMLNPSSKEFRITHMEMIKGIQGHGYYDELVVPIIENTAYENELTDSLAKAIEAYPKTTAVLVRNHGIYVWGDSWISAKTQAECYHYLFDAAIKLQQLGLDWSTPSHDPIQHINRFVGRSGFTNASAKAGPKDSNYEVEPSPRFIVLDIEGTTTPISFVADVLFPYAQHNVGRHLSATYDTTETQDDIKLLRSQVQDDLEKGVNGAVPIPPDHAGKEEVIGALVANVEAMINADRKITALKQLQGHIWRTGYENNELEGVVFDDVPEALEKWHALGKKVYIYSSGSRLAQRLIFGNTNYGDLRKYLSGFFDTTVGNKKEARSYIEISESLGVDKPSEILFVTDVLQEAVAAKAAGLEVIISIRPGNVLLPENHGFKTVKSFSEI; from the exons ATGGCGGCTGCGGCAGTACCAGCAGTGTCGGTGAACGGGGGAATGAAGGTGTCGTCGCAGGCGTATTTGGAGAGCAAAGCTGTGAAGGACACAAGGAATCTGATATCGGAGCTGTGCCGCCAGTTCTATAACCTTGGATGGGTTGGTGGAACAGGTGGGAGCATCACCATCAAGGTCCACGATGACTCTATCCCGAGAAATCAACAGCTTATCGTCATGTCCCCTTCTG GTGTGCAAAAGGAGAGAATGGAACCAGAGGACATGTATCTATTATCTGAAAATGGGTCTATCTTGTCATCTCCATCTCCTAAGCCTTATCCCCACAAGCGTCCCAAGTGTTCTGATTGTGCACCTCTTTTCCTGAAG GCATATGACATGCGGAATGCTGGAGCTGTGATTCACAGTCATGGCATGGAATCTTGTCTTGTAACAATGCTCAATCCATCGTCTAAAGAATTCCGG ATTACTCATATGGAGATGATAAAGGGAATCCAAGGGCATGGCTACTATGATGAACTTGTGGTCCCAATTATAGAGAATACAGCCTATGAAAATGAGCTCACGGATTCTCTTGCTAAAGCG ATAGAAGCCTATCCCAAAACAACAGCTGTTCTTGTCCGCAACCATGGAATCTATGTTTGGGGAGACTCTTGGATCAGTGCTAAAACTCAG GCTGAATGTTATCACTATTTATTTGATGCTGCTATTAAACTGCAACAACTTGGCCTGGACTGGTCTACTCCAAGCCACGATCCCATTCAGCATATCAACAGATTTGTAGGACGTAGTGGATTCACAAATGCATCAGCTAAGGCAGGACCCAAGGACTCAAATTATGAAGTTGAGCCATCGCCA CGTTTCATAGTTCTTGACATTGAAGGAACAACTACTCCCATATCCTTTGTTGCTGATGTTCTCTTTCCATATGCCCAACACAATGTTGGGAGGCATTTGTCTGCAACATATGACACTACAGAAACTCAGGATGATATTAAGTTGTTGCGTTCTCAA GTTCAGGATGACCTAGAAAAAGGTGTTAATGGTGCTGTACCAATCCCTCCAGATCATGCAGGGAAAGAGGAGGTGATTGGAGCTCTGGTTGCTAATGTGGAAGCAATGATAAACGCTGACAGGAAGATTACTGCCTTAAAGCAACTGCAA GGTCATATATGGCGAACTGGATACGAAAATAATGAATTGGAAGGTGTAGTTTTTGATGATGTACCAGAAGCTCTGGAGAAATGGCATGCATTAGGCAAGAAG GTGTACATATATTCTAGCGGTAGCAGGTTGGCCCAAAGGCTAATATTTGGAAATACAAATTATGGGGATCTACGAAAATACTTGTCTGGATTTTTCGACACCACGGTTGG aaataaaaaagaagcacGCAGTTACATTGAGATTTCCGAGTCCCTTGGGGTTGATAAGCCATCTGAGATTTTATTTGTGACGGATGTCTTACAAGAAGCTGTAGCCGCAAAAGCAGCAG GTTTGGAGGTGATTATTTCCATCCGTCCGGGAAACGTTCTTCTTCCTGAGAATCACGGGTTCAAGACAGTCAAATCTTTCTCTGAAATCTGA
- the LOC119985737 gene encoding cytochrome P450 71D9-like encodes MDYEIPSFPIILAFLVFLLMLLRIWSNKSNSVAPPSPWKLPLIGNIHQMIGSMPHQRLHDLAIKYGPLMHLQLGEQSTIVVSSPEVAKEVMKTHDIIFASRPYILALEILLYNSSSIATSPYGDYWRQMRKNLTVELLSIRKVQVLRSIREEEVSKFVKSISSNARSKINLSEMLIWLTYSITTQTTVGGSCEKNGAFVPLIREIVEVTSGFSFANMFPSIKLLHLISGMRTRLEKLHREVDKILESLIQEHRVNKSRIDSTEELADDFLDILLNLQAHGEFQFPLTTDNIKALVMEVFLGGSETTSTASEWAMSELLKNPIVMAKAQAEVRQVFDGKGYVDEAGLEKLEFLKLVIKETLRLHPPLPLLLSRECRERCQINEYDVPVKTQIIINAWSIGRDPKYWIDAEKFYPERFINSSIDYKGNNFEFIPFGSGRRMCPGLLLGIVTVELILAKLLYHFDWKLPDNMNQEELDMTESFGSAVGRKNDLYLIPIPYRAIATLSQ; translated from the exons ATGGATTATGAAATTCCTTCTTTTCCAATTATCTTGgcctttcttgttttcttgttgatgctgctgagaatatggagcaataAGTCAAATTCAGTTGCTCCTCCTTCTCCATGGAAGCTACCCCTGATAGGAAACATTCACCAAATGATTGGCTCTATGCCGCATCAACGCCTACATGATTTAGCCATCAAATATGGTCCTCTTATGCATCTTCAGCTTGGTGAACAGTCCACCATTGTTGTTTCTTCTCCAGAAGTTGCCAAAGAAGTAATGAAAACCCATGACATTATTTTTGCATCCAGACCTTATATTCTTGCCCTGGAGATCCTGCTCTATAACAGTAGTAGTATAGCGACTTCACCATATGGAGATTACTGGAGACAGATGCGTAAAAATTTGACAGTGGAGCTCTTAAGCATACGAAAGGTTCAAGTTTTGCGATCCATCAGAGAGGAAGAGGTATCGAAGTTTGTTAAATCCATTTCTTCAAATGCAAGGTCCAAGATCAACCTCAGCGAGATGTTAATTTGGTTAACGTATTCAATCACTACACAGACGACAGTTGGTGGGAGTTGCGAAAAGAATGGAGCATTTGTACCACTTATAAGAGAAATCGTAGAGGTTACCTCTGGTTTCAGTTTTGCTAATATGTTCCCTTCCATCAAGTTGTTGCATCTAATCAGTGGCATGAGAACTCGCCTTGAGAAGTTGCATCGTGAAGTCGATAAGATACTTGAGAGCCTCATCCAGGAACATAGAGTTAACAAGTCAAGAATCGACTCCACTGAAGAGCTTGCTGATGATTTCTTGgacattctcttgaatcttcaagCACATGGAGAATTTCAGTTCCCCTTGACAACAGACAACATCAAAGCACTTGTAATG GAAGTTTTCTTGGGTGGGAGTGAAACAACAAGTACAGCTTCTGAGTGGGCAATGTCAGAATtgctaaagaatccaatagtGATGGCAAAGGCTCAAGCAGAGGTGAGGCAGGTCTTCGACGGAAAAGGATATGTAGATGAAGCTGGACTCGAAAAACTAGAATTTTTGAAATTAGTCATCAAAGAAACTCTAAGGTTACACCCTCCCCTTCCATTGTTACTCTCAAGAGAATGCAGAGAGAGATGTCAAATTAATGAATATGACGTACCGGTCAAAACCCAAATCATCATTAATGCATGGAGTATTGGAAGAGATCCTAAATATTGGATTGATGCAGAGAAGTTTTATCCCGAGAGATTCATCAATAGTTCGATAGACTACAAGGGGAACAACTTTGAGTTTATCCCTTTTGGTTCTGGTAGGAGGATGTGCCCTGGCCTGTTGTTAGGCATAGTGACTGTTGAGCTTATACTTGCAAAGTTACTTTACCATTTTGACTGGAAGCTCCCTGATAACATGAATCAAGAAGAACTAGACATGACTGAGAGTTTTGGTTCTGCAGTTGGAAGAAAAAATGATCTGTATTTAATCCCCATTCCTTACCGTGCTATTGCTACACTTTCTCAGTAA
- the LOC119985447 gene encoding early nodulin-like protein 2, translating into MEFQKSLFIFFVFLACFLFSYSQAYKFYVGGRDGWVLNPKESYNHRTGRNRFQVNDTLYFKYKKGEDSVLVVKKDDYLKCKIENPIMKMEGGDSEFKFDRSGPFYFMTGNKHHCIKGQKLIVIVLAVRKTKPFPTPAPAPKTLPPFAQPPTTFQPPPPVALPPSPTSPSPIPLVPSPEIPTFSPTPTYVTPAPSTASPVVAPVPAVSPTAPSAVTPTPAANTPTLAPTPLTLTPSLSPASNPTEGSQGNTSSPTASPGSGTPADLTSPAPAPPKSSSFAVTPSSVMVFVVTVFMF; encoded by the exons ATGGAGTTCCAAaaatctctcttcattttctttgtttttcttgcttGCTTTCTCTTCTCTTACTCTCAAGCATACAAGTTCTATGTTGGTGGCAGAGATGGCTGGGTCTTGAACCCCAAAGAATCCTACAATCACAGGACAGGAAGAAACCGCTTCCAAGTCAACGACACCCTCT ATTTCAAGTACAAGAAAGGAGAAGATTCAGTTTTGGTGGTGAAGAAGGATGATTACTTGAAGTGCAAGATTGAGAATCCGATCATGAAAATGGAGGGTGGAGATTCAGAGTTCAAGTTTGATCGCTCTGGTCCTTTCTATTTCATGACAGGGAACAAACACCATTGCATCAAAGGCCAAAAACTCATTGTTATTGTCTTAGCAGTCAGGAAAACTAAGCCATTTCcaacaccagcaccagcaccaaaAACCCTACCACCTTTTGCTCAGCCGCCGACCACCTTCCAACCACCTCCTCCGGTGGCCCTACCTCCATCCCCCACATCACCATCTCCAATTCCTCTAGTCCCTTCCCCTGAAATCCCTACATTCTCGCCAACACCAACATATGTAACTCCTGCGCCAAGCACTGCTTCCCCTGTAGTGGCTCCGGTGCCTGCAGTGTCTCCCACTGCACCTTCTGCAGTGACTCCTACACCTGCAGCGAATACTCCCACTTTAGCTCCAACGCCGTTGACATTAACACCTTCCTTGTCTCCGGCAAGCAACCCAACGGAAGGGTCGCAGGGGAATACCTCGAGTCCGACTGCATCACCGGGATCTGGCACTCCGGCCGACCTTACTTCTCCGGCACCGGCACCACCCAAGTCGAGTTCATTTGCTGTAACTCCATCAAGTGTCATGGTGTTTGTAGTTACTGTGTTCATGTTTTGA
- the LOC119985184 gene encoding uncharacterized protein LOC119985184, translated as MSRGTDRLLKNLKQFADAQYQHFSTRYGQQVIDILEFPIKVVLSPFTLAFDIAGSAPRGFGVPELISKISYATVFAVAAFGTYDIALELGKKVVCQRNCRTCNGWQALRCTMCRGSGKVHYQVKNYTLRSGEKATAECVADAIADNRAELVHLPSTLDLNTHLPSKDCPTCDGTGVMGCPECQHKLQVRISADDIMEPPWTAYNIMKKMDYPYEHIVDSMRDPSIAAFWLFTLPQIVGGFNYDDDVKQKIWWQYQESMRYDQLRDVVAKRKPGWEHVQQALISLDPVRAREDPVIVKNIPYYKAKKALEAEVMNLNPPPRPQNWGDLDLPLNSSSWNEEDLKDPEKFYEMTVLLNAQREIADKILDTQWETKWRQEKLNELLEEKMQPYMQNAENGVLSQPIVMQSQDMNQKRTRRRRWGIF; from the exons ATGTCGAGAGGGACAGACCGTCTCCTGAAGAACCTGAAGCAATTCGCAGACGCGCAGTACCAGCACTTCTCCACTCGCTATGGCCAGCAAGTGATTGACATTTTGGAGTTCCCGATAAAGGTCGTGTTGTCTCCCTTCACTCTCGCTTTCGACATCGCCGGCTCTGCCCCTCGTGGATTTGGTGTCCCCGAGCTCATCTCTAAGATATCATACGCTACTGTATTT GCTGTTGCAGCCTTTGGGACCTATGATATTGCTCTGGAGCTTGGGAAGAAGGTGGTCTGCCAGAG AAATTGTCGAACCTGCAACGGATGGCAGGCATTGCGGTGTACTATGTGCAGGGGATCAGGAAAAGTGCACTATCAAGTGAAAAATTATACGTTGAGAAG TGGAGAGAAGGCGACAGCTGAATGTGTTGCTGATGCCATTGCTGACAATCGGGCTGAGCTGGTGCACCTTCCATCTACGCTGGATCTTAATACACATTTGCCATCTAAAGACTGTCCAACTTGTGATGGCACG GGTGTGATGGGCTGCCCTGAATGCCAACACAAGTTACAAGTCAGGATCTCTGCAGATGAT ATTATGGAGCCTCCATGGACAGCCTACAATATCATGAAAAAGATGGACTATCCGTATGAG CATATAGTTGACAGCATGAGAGACCCCAGCATTGCTGCATTTTGGCTGTTTACTTTGCCTCAGATTGTGGGTGGATTCAACTATGACGATGATGTCAAGCAAAAAATCTGGTGGCAATATCag GAATCAATGAGGTATGATCAACTTCGAGATGTGGTAGCAAAGCGAAAACCTGGGTGGGAGCACGTGCAGCAA GCCTTGATTTCCCTCGATCCTGTCCGTGCTAGGGAAGATCCAGTCATAGTGAAAAACATACCATACTACAAGGCCAAGAAGGCACTGGAGGCGGAAGTCATGAATCTCAACCCTCCACCGCGACCACAAAATTGGGGT GATCTGGACCTTCCACTGAATTCATCTTCTTGGAATGAAGAGGATCTCAAAGATCCAGAGAAATTTTATGAGATGACCGTGCTACTTAATGCCCAAAGAGAAATAGCTGATAAAATTCTGGATACACAATGGGAAACTAAATGGCGTCAAGAAAAG TTGAATGAGCTGTTGGAGGAGAAGATGCAGCCATACATGCAGAATGCTGAAAATGGTGTCCTTTCTCAGCCCATAGTAATGCAATCACAAGATATGAATCAGAAG aggaCTCGACGTCGGAGATGGGGGATTTTCTAA